The following proteins are encoded in a genomic region of uncultured Fretibacterium sp.:
- the plsX gene encoding phosphate acyltransferase PlsX gives MTVALDAMGGDNAPHEICKGAIDACKAFPDLEVVLTGDEGRILPHLEAASSEVRARLGVVHAPEIIEMDEQPAVAIRRKRNSSLRVAMEMVRGGEAQGCVSAGNTGAIVAGGVLVVGRLAGIDRPALGAPLPTIERCTFLLDVGANVRCKPENLYQFALMGSVYSMKILGVRNPEVALLSNGTEEIKGDESVAGARALIAESSLNFKGYVEGDDIAWGHADVVVCDGFMGNVILKFGEGLMHGAKSIIGQEMGRRILPKLGMLFMVPMVKALWARFNYERYGGTPLLGVKGTVIKAHGRSRAPAVLGALSAARNFIAGDGVEQIREELGKELH, from the coding sequence GGGGGACAATGCCCCGCACGAGATCTGCAAGGGGGCGATAGATGCCTGTAAAGCCTTTCCCGACCTGGAGGTTGTGCTGACGGGGGACGAGGGGAGGATCCTCCCGCATCTCGAGGCCGCGTCCTCGGAGGTGCGGGCGCGGCTTGGGGTCGTCCACGCTCCCGAGATCATCGAGATGGATGAGCAGCCTGCCGTCGCCATCCGCAGGAAGCGGAACTCCAGCCTGCGCGTCGCGATGGAGATGGTGCGCGGTGGAGAGGCTCAGGGCTGCGTCTCCGCCGGGAACACCGGTGCGATCGTCGCGGGGGGGGTGTTGGTGGTGGGGCGTCTGGCGGGCATCGACCGCCCGGCCCTGGGTGCGCCCCTGCCGACCATCGAGCGCTGCACCTTTCTGCTGGACGTCGGGGCCAATGTGCGTTGCAAGCCGGAGAACCTCTACCAGTTCGCCCTGATGGGCAGCGTCTATTCCATGAAGATCCTGGGCGTGCGGAACCCCGAGGTGGCGCTCCTCTCGAACGGCACGGAGGAGATCAAGGGCGACGAGTCCGTGGCTGGGGCGCGCGCCCTGATCGCGGAGAGTTCCCTCAACTTCAAGGGGTACGTCGAGGGCGACGACATCGCCTGGGGGCATGCGGACGTGGTGGTCTGCGACGGCTTCATGGGCAACGTGATCCTCAAGTTCGGCGAGGGGCTCATGCATGGGGCCAAGTCCATCATCGGCCAGGAGATGGGGCGGCGCATCCTCCCGAAGCTCGGGATGCTCTTCATGGTCCCCATGGTCAAGGCGCTCTGGGCACGCTTCAACTACGAAAGGTACGGGGGGACCCCTCTGTTGGGGGTAAAGGGTACGGTCATCAAGGCCCACGGCCGCTCGAGGGCCCCGGCCGTCCTGGGGGCGCTTTCGGCCGCCCGGAACTTCATCGCCGGGGACGGCGTGGAGCAGATCCGTGAGGAGCTGGGCAAGGAACTGCACTGA